In the Helicobacter typhlonius genome, one interval contains:
- a CDS encoding septal ring lytic transglycosylase RlpA family protein, which produces MKKYFFVFLFGSLVCGGLSACVEKNADWSENTSSTKGFNASFDDLDAFNQGITPNIGGNSMRESPAIQEATMRPYQVAGKWYYPEKVSLGDKFDGYASWYGPDFHSKKTSNGETYNMYAHTAAHKTFPMNTVVKVLNVENGKSTIVRINDRGPFVEGRIIDLSAAAANDIDMTKVGTAKVRLEVIGFGGVINKDSKQEAQNVQSDDVLKKEFKVANTPKSVSGGDFAIQVGAFRRYEGAQITQEQFSHYPPYQSVIKEFVLDGVPIYRVFLRGFQSESEARDFLKKNTRIKGGFFIRD; this is translated from the coding sequence ATGAAAAAATATTTTTTTGTATTTTTATTTGGTAGCTTAGTATGTGGTGGCTTGAGTGCCTGTGTGGAGAAAAATGCCGATTGGAGCGAAAATACCAGCAGCACAAAGGGTTTTAACGCGAGTTTTGACGATTTAGATGCGTTTAATCAGGGCATTACGCCAAATATTGGCGGAAATTCTATGAGAGAATCTCCTGCGATTCAAGAAGCTACTATGCGCCCTTATCAAGTGGCAGGAAAGTGGTATTACCCCGAGAAAGTAAGTCTTGGCGATAAGTTTGATGGCTATGCGAGTTGGTATGGTCCAGATTTTCATTCTAAAAAAACATCAAATGGCGAAACCTACAATATGTATGCGCACACTGCCGCGCATAAAACTTTCCCTATGAATACAGTCGTAAAAGTGCTGAATGTCGAAAATGGCAAAAGCACAATCGTGCGCATTAACGACAGAGGACCATTTGTGGAGGGGCGCATTATCGATTTGAGTGCTGCTGCAGCAAATGATATTGATATGACAAAAGTCGGCACGGCAAAGGTGAGATTAGAGGTGATTGGCTTTGGCGGTGTGATTAACAAAGATTCAAAGCAAGAAGCACAGAATGTGCAAAGTGATGATGTGCTGAAAAAAGAATTTAAAGTCGCAAATACGCCAAAATCGGTAAGTGGCGGGGACTTTGCGATACAAGTGGGTGCATTTAGACGATATGAGGGAGCGCAAATTACCCAAGAGCAGTTCTCGCATTATCCACCATATCAAAGCGTGATAAAAGAATTTGTGCTTGATGGTGTGCCTATTTATCGCGTGTTTTTGCGAGGATTCCAAAGCGAGAGTGAAGCGCGAGATTTTTTAAAGAAAAATACGCGCATTAAGGGTGGATTCTTTATCCGCGATTAA
- a CDS encoding TatD family hydrolase — protein MSQARVQFDYMIDTHCHLDLEHFDDDIEQVISRALAQNVRKIIIPGADIHTLPKAQALAHKYEGVHFAAGVHPNDIDLFDVEILKSFAKDSKCVAIGECGLDYYYLPTMQDLLKEQDSKENAKEQNLPTLEQHALGQELERQKAEIKARQKAVFIAQIELALSLDKPLIVHIREASNDSFEILDSYKEARGVLHCYNADRILLELSERFYYGIGGVCTFKNARRLIEALPLIPKERIVLETDAPYLTPHPHRGSRNEPSYIPLVMRQIAQVKGISEEEVIESSTHNAQSLFALGGTKA, from the coding sequence ATGAGCCAAGCGCGAGTGCAGTTTGATTATATGATAGACACACATTGCCACTTAGACTTAGAACATTTTGATGATGATATAGAACAAGTCATTAGCCGCGCATTAGCCCAAAATGTGCGAAAAATCATCATTCCGGGTGCGGATATACACACATTGCCCAAAGCCCAAGCCCTAGCGCATAAATATGAGGGTGTGCATTTTGCCGCTGGTGTGCATCCTAACGATATTGATTTGTTTGATGTAGAGATTCTCAAATCCTTTGCAAAAGATAGTAAATGCGTTGCTATTGGCGAGTGCGGATTGGATTATTACTATCTACCAACAATGCAAGATTTGCTTAAAGAGCAAGATTCAAAAGAAAATGCAAAAGAACAGAATCTGCCCACATTAGAGCAACACGCGTTGGGACAGGAGCTAGAGCGACAAAAGGCAGAGATAAAGGCAAGGCAAAAGGCAGTTTTTATCGCACAAATTGAACTCGCCCTTTCACTTGATAAGCCTCTTATTGTGCATATTCGTGAGGCAAGTAATGATAGCTTTGAAATATTAGATTCTTATAAGGAGGCGCGTGGTGTATTGCATTGCTATAATGCAGATAGAATCTTACTTGAATTAAGTGAGCGATTTTATTATGGAATCGGTGGCGTTTGCACCTTTAAAAATGCAAGGCGACTTATTGAGGCACTACCACTCATACCAAAGGAACGCATAGTGCTTGAAACAGACGCACCCTATCTTACACCTCATCCACACAGAGGTAGTCGCAATGAGCCTTCTTATATACCGCTTGTTATGCGACAAATCGCACAAGTTAAAGGCATAAGTGAAGAGGAAGTGATAGAATCTAGCACACACAATGCACAATCGCTCTTTGCGCTGGGTGGCACAAAGGCGTAA
- a CDS encoding EscU/YscU/HrcU family type III secretion system export apparatus switch protein: MKAQKAVALSYDKQTDSAPRVVAKGQNELALRIIAKAKAFDVPLFANPLLVDSLLQIPLDSHIPPEMYNAVVEVFVWLLKCEKQAQLSKDMA; the protein is encoded by the coding sequence GTGAAAGCACAAAAAGCAGTTGCGCTAAGCTATGATAAGCAAACAGACAGCGCACCGCGTGTGGTGGCAAAGGGGCAAAACGAACTCGCCTTGCGCATTATCGCTAAGGCAAAAGCCTTTGATGTGCCACTTTTTGCAAATCCCTTGCTTGTAGATTCACTTTTGCAAATTCCCTTAGATTCTCATATTCCGCCAGAGATGTATAATGCTGTGGTAGAAGTTTTTGTATGGCTTTTAAAATGCGAAAAACAAGCTCAGCTTAGCAAGGATATGGCTTGA
- the ribE gene encoding riboflavin synthase has translation MFSGLVREIAQVKNFANNTLEVFTPYKAKLGDSIAINGACLTAVSFFSGGMAMELSKHTQEHIALENYAQGAFVHLEPALQVGDRFDGHIVQGHIDSIGRITRIEHNADSSDFWIQAPAQSLLCIIPKGSVCVEGISLTIVERINDSFKLTIIPHTLQNTLFGRFEVGRRVNIETDVITRSVVSTLQFLDSQHLQNLGILAQNGNGANSSHRNNRLGNVSWGDIDAQSLSY, from the coding sequence GTGTTTAGTGGATTAGTGAGAGAGATAGCGCAGGTAAAAAACTTCGCAAATAATACGCTTGAGGTATTTACTCCATATAAGGCGAAGCTTGGAGATTCTATTGCCATAAATGGTGCGTGCCTCACTGCAGTGTCGTTTTTTAGCGGTGGTATGGCTATGGAGCTAAGCAAACACACGCAGGAGCATATCGCACTTGAAAATTACGCACAGGGTGCATTCGTGCATTTAGAACCAGCCTTGCAGGTGGGCGATAGATTTGATGGGCATATCGTGCAGGGGCATATCGATAGTATCGGGCGTATCACGCGCATAGAACACAATGCAGATTCAAGTGATTTTTGGATACAAGCCCCCGCGCAAAGCCTCCTTTGTATTATCCCCAAAGGCTCTGTGTGTGTGGAGGGCATAAGTTTAACCATAGTAGAGCGCATAAATGACAGCTTTAAGCTCACAATCATTCCCCATACCTTGCAAAATACACTTTTTGGGCGCTTTGAAGTAGGCAGGAGGGTAAATATCGAAACAGATGTTATCACGCGTAGTGTTGTTAGCACATTACAATTTTTAGATTCACAACATTTACAGAATCTAGGCATTCTCGCGCAAAATGGCAATGGTGCAAACTCATCTCATCGCAATAATCGCTTAGGTAATGTATCTTGGGGCGATATTGACGCGCAGAGTTTGAGTTATTAG
- a CDS encoding KdsC family phosphatase, giving the protein MIKLLVFDVDGTLSDGKVYFSQSGEEIKSFDIRDGLAINVWNHILKRPSAIITGRESSIVKKRANELGIEHIFMGVKNKGQVLQELIQMLGLGQDEVACIGDDLNDLSMFRICPYAYMPKNGDKALKKYTFKVLKHCGGNGAVREMIEDVLKRNGDKKLEKHFL; this is encoded by the coding sequence ATGATAAAACTTCTCGTTTTTGATGTCGATGGCACATTGAGCGATGGCAAGGTATATTTTTCTCAAAGTGGCGAAGAGATAAAGAGCTTTGATATACGTGATGGCTTAGCGATAAATGTGTGGAATCATATCCTAAAACGCCCGAGTGCGATTATCACAGGAAGGGAATCTAGCATTGTCAAGAAACGCGCAAATGAGCTTGGCATAGAACATATTTTTATGGGTGTAAAAAATAAGGGGCAAGTGCTACAAGAGCTAATTCAAATGCTTGGCTTAGGGCAAGATGAAGTCGCTTGTATCGGTGATGATTTAAACGATTTAAGTATGTTTAGAATCTGCCCTTATGCGTATATGCCCAAAAATGGTGATAAGGCTCTGAAAAAATATACCTTTAAGGTTCTAAAACACTGCGGTGGGAATGGTGCGGTTCGCGAAATGATAGAAGATGTATTAAAGCGCAATGGGGATAAAAAGCTTGAAAAACATTTCTTATAG
- a CDS encoding TonB-dependent receptor domain-containing protein has translation MTRPIRDIGDAVQDVPGVYVEQDKTGQNTIAMRGLGSAYTLILIDGKRQNTTRGFIQNGLGNQTSFMPPASMIERIEVIRGPASTIYGSDAMGGIINIITKKHTNKIQSGIQLETKLFEPHNEWGNAYGLNAYLTTPLVKDKLSLNLRGSYRFNEANAFLQPTYAIRNGNPYAAHSFTGSQNWNAGFRLNYTPTTKDYIYLDSEVYNGRLGTLNTSSNSITSVHELYKVNSVLSHDGNYDWGKLSTYAQHSYNLIAPHASYTPNGRLPIGANKGDYINWANKRTAQTAVFQSTYTNDFYFGDAGSLIFNGGVYYQFENLQGTISSKYRNMHQNQAALFAEGEYFINEAISTTLGLRYNYSDRYASTSALNPRFYVNFNPTDWLTFKAGVANGMLIPTLMQTIDGIVTTATSQGTTTETYGNPNLRPEQSWNYELSAIVDTQNAMFILTGYYTDFNNQIETLSGTNIPLPDNQICSNATCTTYRNVDKSLVSGAELSAKIKPMFGFSLDAGYGYIYTEALSGSGKGEPINSIPRHNFTITPKYQYGNFDMYIRWSGKYKTPTPYAGSNARTDVRQIVGQYYKDYQLVDIAATYKFNKQYALTLAVNNLFDVYFMDYIPYASGNNQSAQNAYQRILPSRNYWISFRADF, from the coding sequence ATGACCCGTCCTATTAGGGATATTGGTGATGCAGTGCAAGATGTGCCCGGTGTATATGTGGAGCAGGATAAAACGGGGCAAAATACCATTGCTATGCGCGGACTTGGCTCTGCTTATACACTTATCCTCATTGATGGCAAAAGGCAAAATACCACACGTGGCTTTATCCAAAATGGATTAGGGAATCAAACCTCATTTATGCCTCCAGCAAGTATGATTGAACGCATTGAAGTCATACGAGGACCGGCTTCAACTATTTATGGCTCTGATGCAATGGGAGGGATTATTAATATTATCACTAAAAAACATACGAATAAAATCCAAAGCGGAATCCAACTAGAAACTAAACTTTTTGAACCACACAATGAATGGGGTAATGCTTATGGGCTAAATGCTTATCTTACCACCCCGCTTGTGAAAGACAAACTCTCTCTTAATCTCCGTGGCTCATACAGATTTAATGAGGCAAATGCGTTTTTGCAGCCAACTTATGCGATTCGTAATGGCAATCCCTATGCAGCACACTCTTTCACAGGCTCACAAAATTGGAATGCAGGATTTCGGCTTAACTACACACCCACCACAAAAGATTATATCTATTTAGATTCTGAAGTGTATAATGGACGATTAGGGACTTTGAATACTTCCTCCAATAGCATTACCTCTGTGCATGAGCTCTATAAGGTAAATTCTGTGTTGAGTCACGATGGCAATTATGATTGGGGCAAACTCTCCACTTACGCACAGCATTCTTATAATCTTATCGCACCACACGCAAGCTATACTCCTAATGGAAGGCTTCCCATAGGTGCAAACAAGGGAGATTATATTAATTGGGCAAACAAACGCACCGCCCAAACAGCAGTGTTTCAAAGCACCTATACCAATGATTTTTATTTTGGCGATGCTGGGAGTTTGATTTTTAATGGTGGCGTTTATTATCAGTTTGAAAATTTACAAGGAACAATCTCTAGCAAATATAGAAATATGCACCAAAATCAAGCCGCACTCTTTGCTGAAGGAGAATATTTTATAAACGAAGCAATTAGCACAACTTTGGGTTTGCGCTATAATTATAGTGATAGATATGCCTCTACGAGTGCGCTTAATCCACGCTTTTATGTAAATTTTAATCCCACAGATTGGCTTACATTCAAAGCTGGAGTGGCAAATGGTATGCTTATCCCCACACTTATGCAAACTATTGATGGCATAGTTACCACAGCCACTTCTCAAGGCACTACAACAGAAACTTATGGGAATCCAAACCTTAGACCCGAGCAAAGTTGGAATTATGAGCTAAGTGCGATTGTAGATACGCAAAATGCTATGTTTATCCTCACAGGCTATTACACAGATTTTAATAATCAAATTGAAACTCTAAGTGGGACAAACATTCCACTTCCAGACAATCAAATCTGTAGTAATGCTACTTGCACCACTTATCGCAATGTAGATAAATCTCTTGTAAGCGGCGCAGAGCTAAGCGCAAAAATAAAACCTATGTTTGGATTCTCACTTGATGCGGGGTATGGCTACATCTACACAGAAGCTCTAAGCGGCTCGGGCAAAGGAGAACCGATTAATTCTATCCCTCGCCATAATTTCACAATCACGCCAAAATATCAATACGGCAACTTTGATATGTATATCCGCTGGAGCGGCAAATACAAAACTCCCACGCCTTATGCTGGAAGTAATGCACGAACAGATGTGCGCCAAATCGTAGGGCAATATTATAAAGATTATCAACTTGTGGATATTGCTGCAACTTATAAATTTAATAAACAATACGCTCTTACTTTGGCAGTAAATAATCTCTTTGATGTGTATTTTATGGATTATATACCCTATGCAAGTGGAAACAATCAAAGTGCGCAAAATGCGTATCAGAGAATCTTACCCTCTCGTAATTATTGGATAAGTTTTAGGGCGGATTTTTGA
- a CDS encoding NAD(P)-dependent alcohol dehydrogenase → MLLKENLTQAQSGQRITAKGYAVAHKSDTFKPFSFSRHALGETDILIEILYAGICHSDIHSAREEWHKGIFPMVPGHEIAGKVVAVGSKVSKFKVGDYAGVGCMVNSCGECEACKRSQEQFCENGKCVFTYDCHDCFHDNEPTYGGYSNNIVVSEKFAVNVPQDAPLEKVAPLLCAGITTYSPIKFSNVKAGDKVAVAGFGGLGVMALKYAIKMGAEVSVFARNKNKEKEALELGAKALYTDTKGVSERFDFIISTIPTAYDVNAYAELLKFGGEMAIVGLPPADEKLSIDLTRLVFAAGKKVYGSLIGGIKETQEMLDFSLKHRIYPETEVISVEQINEAYENLTSGKAKFRYVIDMSSIEGQE, encoded by the coding sequence ATGCTATTAAAAGAGAATTTGACACAAGCACAAAGTGGGCAGAGAATCACTGCCAAAGGCTATGCAGTCGCACATAAAAGTGATACTTTTAAACCCTTTAGTTTTTCGCGCCACGCTTTGGGAGAAACTGACATTTTGATTGAGATTCTATATGCTGGAATCTGCCATAGCGATATTCATAGCGCGCGTGAGGAATGGCATAAGGGAATTTTTCCAATGGTGCCCGGACACGAGATTGCGGGTAAAGTCGTGGCAGTAGGAAGCAAGGTAAGCAAATTTAAAGTTGGCGATTACGCAGGGGTAGGCTGTATGGTTAATTCTTGCGGTGAGTGTGAGGCGTGCAAAAGAAGCCAAGAGCAGTTTTGTGAAAATGGCAAATGCGTCTTTACTTATGATTGCCACGATTGCTTCCACGATAACGAGCCAACTTATGGCGGGTATTCAAATAATATTGTAGTGAGCGAAAAATTTGCAGTCAATGTCCCACAAGATGCGCCGTTAGAAAAAGTTGCTCCCTTGCTTTGCGCGGGAATCACCACCTATTCGCCGATCAAATTTAGCAATGTCAAGGCGGGCGATAAAGTCGCTGTGGCTGGATTTGGTGGGCTTGGTGTAATGGCACTCAAATACGCAATCAAAATGGGTGCGGAAGTGAGTGTGTTTGCGCGTAATAAAAATAAAGAAAAAGAGGCATTAGAGCTTGGTGCAAAGGCGCTTTATACTGATACAAAGGGTGTGAGCGAACGATTTGATTTTATCATTTCTACGATTCCAACCGCGTATGATGTGAATGCCTATGCGGAGTTGTTGAAATTTGGCGGAGAAATGGCGATTGTAGGCTTACCACCTGCAGATGAGAAGCTTAGCATTGATTTAACGAGACTTGTATTTGCCGCGGGTAAAAAAGTCTATGGCTCACTCATTGGCGGAATAAAAGAGACACAAGAAATGCTTGATTTTTCGCTCAAACATAGAATCTATCCCGAGACAGAGGTTATTTCTGTGGAGCAAATCAATGAGGCGTATGAGAATCTTACAAGCGGCAAGGCGAAATTCCGCTATGTGATTGATATGAGCAGTATAGAGGGGCAAGAGTAA
- the hisB gene encoding imidazoleglycerol-phosphate dehydratase HisB has product MTQTIQKSRKTKETDITLSLLVYGSGQAKIHTDIGFFNHMLESLTKHSLMDLDINCKGDIFVDGHHSIEDCGILLGEALRESIYPVAGIERFGNASVVMDESCVECDIDISNRAFLVFETNAYRLPFKGKVGELDVELVEEFFRALCFNAGLSVHIVLKRGKNLHHIIEAMFKAFAVALRRALTLNSRIYIPSTKGVL; this is encoded by the coding sequence ATGACCCAAACAATACAAAAATCGCGCAAGACAAAAGAGACAGATATTACCTTAAGCCTACTCGTGTATGGTAGCGGACAGGCGAAGATTCACACCGATATAGGCTTTTTCAATCATATGTTAGAATCTCTGACCAAGCACTCGCTTATGGATTTGGACATTAATTGCAAGGGTGATATTTTTGTCGATGGACATCATAGTATTGAAGATTGCGGGATACTTTTGGGCGAGGCATTGCGCGAGAGCATTTATCCGGTGGCAGGCATTGAGCGGTTTGGCAATGCGAGTGTAGTAATGGACGAATCTTGCGTGGAGTGTGATATTGACATCAGCAATCGCGCGTTTTTGGTTTTTGAAACAAATGCGTATAGGCTTCCATTTAAGGGTAAAGTGGGGGAGCTTGATGTAGAGCTTGTAGAGGAATTCTTCCGCGCATTGTGCTTTAATGCAGGGCTAAGTGTGCATATTGTGTTAAAAAGAGGCAAAAATCTCCACCATATCATCGAGGCAATGTTTAAAGCCTTTGCAGTGGCATTGCGCCGCGCTCTAACACTCAATTCTAGAATCTATATTCCCTCCACAAAAGGCGTATTATGA
- a CDS encoding ABC transporter permease, which translates to MKASSYRKYFHTLIPFFKREFNGFIQDRFSLFLCTLAPILIALFVWGVFSQSFVRGAPIGIVDLDNSPLSKELARNLDAIPALSVTRYYTSLSEAKRDISNVKIYAVVVFPYGLEARSKKAVLSEIPIYYNAQLVLIAKSIESSFKQLVATSNVKAKLGKNLIQTQNFDAALAKSSPILMQITPLYNINNSYAQFLLTGILPCSWIMLIIVCVINSLARDESDVGFVVGKKSQMPDGINAYVYILTKILAYAGIFSFWWIMMMIFFHSLGFEFRGNYLTLYLGALITFLAYAGVGVFVYALFKDHTRALSIAAIYCAPSFAFAGLTFPVNSMGAFATFWHTILPISHYLKLYVQVANYGIDFLGAFKTMLEILPFTLFLIFGILIYRKREAVE; encoded by the coding sequence GTGAAAGCTTCCTCTTATCGTAAATATTTTCACACACTCATTCCATTTTTCAAACGCGAATTTAATGGCTTTATACAAGATAGATTCTCACTTTTTCTCTGCACACTTGCTCCTATTCTTATCGCGCTTTTTGTATGGGGTGTGTTTTCACAAAGTTTCGTGCGAGGCGCACCCATTGGCATTGTGGATTTAGATAATAGCCCTTTAAGCAAAGAGTTAGCGCGCAATTTAGATGCTATCCCAGCACTAAGCGTTACGCGCTATTACACGAGCCTAAGTGAGGCAAAGCGCGATATAAGCAATGTCAAAATTTATGCGGTGGTTGTGTTTCCTTATGGGCTTGAAGCACGAAGCAAAAAAGCTGTATTAAGTGAGATTCCAATCTATTACAACGCACAACTTGTGCTTATAGCAAAATCTATTGAAAGCTCTTTTAAGCAGCTTGTCGCCACGAGTAATGTCAAGGCAAAACTTGGTAAGAATCTTATCCAAACGCAAAATTTTGATGCCGCATTGGCAAAAAGTTCACCGATTCTAATGCAAATTACGCCACTTTATAATATCAATAATAGCTACGCGCAATTCTTGCTTACAGGGATTTTACCTTGCTCGTGGATTATGCTTATTATCGTTTGTGTGATTAATTCTTTGGCACGCGATGAAAGTGATGTGGGCTTTGTGGTGGGAAAAAAAAGTCAAATGCCCGATGGAATTAATGCGTATGTCTATATCCTTACAAAAATTTTAGCATATGCGGGAATTTTCTCATTTTGGTGGATAATGATGATGATATTTTTTCATTCTCTTGGCTTTGAGTTTCGTGGAAACTATCTCACACTTTATCTTGGGGCATTGATTACATTTTTAGCGTATGCAGGGGTAGGGGTTTTTGTCTATGCACTTTTTAAAGATCATACACGTGCCTTAAGTATCGCAGCAATTTATTGTGCGCCAAGCTTTGCCTTTGCAGGGCTTACCTTTCCGGTTAATTCTATGGGAGCATTTGCAACATTTTGGCATACAATCTTGCCTATTAGCCATTATTTGAAACTCTATGTGCAAGTAGCAAACTATGGGATAGATTTTCTTGGCGCATTCAAAACAATGCTTGAAATTTTGCCTTTCACGCTCTTTTTAATCTTTGGGATTTTGATTTATCGCAAGAGGGAAGCGGTAGAGTAG
- a CDS encoding lytic transglycosylase domain-containing protein → MTLGYEKNTQKEDMMLKKYTKYIIFVLMVCGTLNLWGNEGEFYALNHNKKANNVLNAFGVHTAFIGNVADSERAQRIQDKWQYFLKQFEHSYEFIPTLKNMMAKEEIPQEFLFLAMTESAFAPTAKSSKKAIGIWQIMPATGKSLGLEINSYIDERKDPIRSTEAAIKYLKYLYDATGEWYLAAMAYNCGLGRLKRGIEEAGGDMRIETLLNEEAQYIPAETRNYIRTILAMSLLFNDVDFLKAQNADYLLNRGATDSIASVSVKGGVSLNAIAQSAKMPLDELKKYNRHFVKSTLPNNNRRYNVYLPYDKLRNFKKHFGGKSYASTDSISITHIVQKGENLSVIAQMYNVSIQDIKALNGIEGAQINIHQKLSIPKSQGKPTTIADSR, encoded by the coding sequence ATGACGCTAGGCTATGAGAAAAATACACAAAAGGAAGATATGATGTTAAAAAAATACACAAAATATATCATTTTCGTGCTGATGGTATGTGGCACACTGAATCTTTGGGGTAATGAGGGCGAATTTTACGCGCTCAATCATAATAAGAAAGCAAACAATGTGCTTAATGCTTTCGGGGTGCATACGGCATTTATCGGCAATGTCGCAGATAGCGAGAGGGCACAGAGGATTCAAGACAAGTGGCAATATTTTCTCAAGCAGTTTGAACACAGCTATGAGTTTATCCCCACTCTCAAAAATATGATGGCAAAAGAGGAAATTCCACAAGAATTTCTATTTCTCGCTATGACTGAATCTGCATTTGCTCCCACTGCAAAAAGCTCCAAAAAAGCCATCGGTATTTGGCAAATTATGCCCGCTACTGGCAAAAGCTTGGGGCTAGAGATAAATTCTTACATTGATGAGCGCAAAGACCCTATAAGAAGCACGGAGGCAGCGATAAAGTATCTCAAATACCTCTATGATGCCACAGGCGAGTGGTATTTGGCTGCTATGGCGTATAATTGTGGGCTTGGGCGATTAAAAAGGGGGATTGAAGAAGCAGGAGGAGATATGCGTATAGAGACCTTGCTAAATGAGGAGGCGCAATATATCCCAGCTGAAACGCGCAATTATATCCGCACGATTCTAGCGATGAGTTTGCTTTTTAACGATGTGGATTTTCTCAAAGCACAAAATGCTGATTATCTCCTTAATCGTGGCGCAACCGATAGTATAGCAAGTGTGAGCGTTAAGGGTGGTGTATCCCTTAACGCAATCGCACAAAGCGCAAAAATGCCATTAGATGAGCTAAAAAAATACAATCGTCATTTTGTTAAATCCACTCTACCAAATAACAACAGACGCTACAATGTCTATCTCCCATACGACAAACTTCGCAATTTTAAAAAGCATTTTGGTGGTAAAAGCTATGCCTCCACAGATTCTATATCTATCACACATATCGTGCAAAAGGGCGAGAATCTAAGCGTAATAGCACAGATGTATAATGTCTCTATTCAAGATATAAAAGCACTCAATGGTATTGAGGGGGCGCAAATTAACATTCATCAAAAGCTCTCCATTCCTAAATCTCAAGGCAAACCTACAACTATCGCTGATAGCAGATAG
- a CDS encoding GIY-YIG nuclease family protein, giving the protein MRKNETIQAFNFVDKNAKNIFDKALGVAYILTCYIENKEHIIKFGQSRTTFKKRLGSYNCGVVNNWRTASTTNIKMLQSLVATRATLNLYLYDCSDEVMIIEWRGEKSVPFASPKSLAVEDIMIKKFMSQFGTKPLANIQSDATQVKQDLQDTFKAAQKNKSITLSSDE; this is encoded by the coding sequence GTGCGTAAAAATGAGACAATACAGGCTTTCAATTTTGTGGATAAAAATGCAAAAAATATTTTTGATAAAGCATTGGGTGTAGCTTATATACTCACTTGTTATATAGAAAATAAAGAACATATTATAAAATTTGGACAATCCCGCACTACTTTTAAAAAGCGTCTTGGCTCTTATAATTGCGGTGTAGTCAATAATTGGCGGACTGCTTCTACAACAAATATTAAAATGCTTCAATCACTAGTTGCCACTCGTGCGACTTTAAATCTTTATCTTTATGATTGTAGCGATGAAGTGATGATAATAGAATGGCGAGGCGAAAAATCTGTCCCTTTTGCCTCGCCAAAATCATTAGCCGTTGAAGATATTATGATTAAAAAATTTATGTCCCAATTTGGCACTAAACCATTAGCAAATATACAAAGTGATGCAACTCAAGTAAAGCAGGATTTACAAGATACTTTTAAAGCAGCACAAAAAAATAAGAGTATAACACTTTCTAGTGATGAATAA
- the lptA gene encoding lipopolysaccharide transport periplasmic protein LptA — MQLCKIYAIVCLVNFFALSLSATETLQVSAKKIKSDLKNGETTLSGDVFITKGEDKLWADSVIIETNKKNQPLKYTAIGSVRFYVKMPNKEISGRAKKATYDVQKDEYKLLDNAVIEEKGKTNIIRGNMIVLSPATEEASIQGTKQKPSVVTFSLDNEK, encoded by the coding sequence ATGCAACTATGCAAGATATATGCGATTGTATGCCTTGTAAACTTTTTTGCACTAAGTCTTAGCGCAACAGAAACACTTCAAGTGAGCGCAAAAAAAATCAAAAGTGATTTAAAAAATGGTGAGACTACACTAAGTGGCGATGTTTTTATCACAAAGGGCGAGGATAAGCTATGGGCAGATAGTGTGATAATAGAGACAAACAAAAAGAATCAACCGCTGAAATATACCGCGATAGGAAGCGTGAGATTCTATGTAAAAATGCCAAACAAAGAAATAAGCGGTAGAGCAAAAAAGGCAACCTATGATGTGCAAAAAGATGAATATAAACTCCTTGATAATGCGGTGATTGAGGAAAAAGGCAAGACAAATATCATTCGAGGCAATATGATTGTGCTAAGCCCTGCCACAGAGGAAGCCTCCATACAGGGCACGAAACAAAAGCCTAGTGTGGTAACATTTAGCCTAGACAATGAGAAATAA